Proteins encoded together in one Macadamia integrifolia cultivar HAES 741 chromosome 8, SCU_Mint_v3, whole genome shotgun sequence window:
- the LOC122087510 gene encoding leucine-rich repeat extensin-like protein 2, whose protein sequence is MDRRRDCKRLCILLLYFSIAATLFTHCDARRSKQLFKFKGTTLPRSSSIKAIKKLRLSNHLNVDPSLGSTNAQPYGVISPFTLLPFESSGPIPLPESTTPNCLYPPPTSTTPTPEIYEQPPPPPTSDLTPILPNPSPPPGPPITVLNPPECYPTPNPPESGLSPPEIVVPSPPEYYPTPIPPESGLNPPGIVVPNPPEYEPSPPGLVPSPPEYVPSPTVFLPPVVYPLPNVPPPSYTAPVKHLWCVAKPTVPDPIIQESMDYACGSGADCGSIQADGSCFQPDTLYAHASYAFNSYWQRTKAAGGTCDFGGTAILVTMDPSYDGCHFIYS, encoded by the exons ATGGATCGTAGAAGAGATTGTAAGAGGTTGTGCATTCTActtctctatttctctattGCAGCTACCCTCTTCACTCACTGTG ATGCAAGGAGATCAAAGCAACTGTTCAAGTTTAAAGGTACAACACTTCCAAGAAGTTCAAGTATCAAAGCCATAAAGAAGCTAAGATTATCAAATCACTTAAATGTAGATCCATCTTTAGGTTCCACTAATGCCCAACCATATGGTGTGATTTCACCTTTCACTTTGCTACCTTTTGAGTCCTCAGGCCCAATTCCATTGCCTGAAAGTACAACTCCTAATTGTTTATATCCCCCTCCTACAAGCACTACTCCAACTCCTGAAATCTATGAGCAACCACCCCCACCTCCCACTTCGGACCTCACACCCATTTTACCCAACCCAAGCCCACCTCCAGGCCCACCTATTACTGTGCTTAACCCACCCGAATGTTACCCGACTCCGAATCCACCAGAATCTGGGCTTAGCCCGCCTGAAATAGTGGTACCAAGCCCACCCGAATATTACCCGACTCCAATTCCACCGGAATCTGGGCTTAACCCGCCAGGAATAGTTGTACCGAATCCACCCGAATATGAACCTAGCCCCCCGGGTCTTGTTCCTAGCCCACCTGAGTATGTCCCAAGCCCCACGGTGTTTCTACCGCCTGTCGTGTACCCTCTGCCGAATGTGCCACCCCCTTCTTATACGGCACCGGTGAAACATCTGTGGTGTGTTGCTAAGCCAACGGTTCCTGACCCGATCAttcaagaatccatggattaTGCTTGTGGGTCTGGAGCTGATTGTGGTTCAATTCAAGCTGATGGATCTTGTTTCCAACCTGATACATTATATGCCCATGCTTCCTATGCTTTCAACAGTTACTGGCAAAGAACCAAAGCCGCAGGAGGCACTTGCGACTTTGGAGGGACAGCCATACTGGTCACTATGGATCCAA GTTATGATGGGTGCCATTTCATTTACTCTTGA
- the LOC122086524 gene encoding 36.4 kDa proline-rich protein-like: MGKFVLANLLIFLLNLGAILSSLACPYCQFPPHPKPHPKPPPKPKPHCPPPSVPGKPPKPPVSPPHGPKPPSPHKPPKPPHKPPVSPPYVPPKPPSKPPPGVSPPYVPPKPPSKPPPGVSPPYVPPKPPSPHKPPKPPHKPPVSPPYVPPKPPSKPPPGVSPPYVPPKPPSKPPPGVSPPYVPPKPPSKPPPGVSPPYVPPYVPPKPPSKPPPGVSPPYVPPKPPSKPPPGVSPPYVPPYVPPKPPSKPPPGVSPPYVPPKPPSKPPPGVSPPYVPPKPPSKPPPGVSPPYVPPKPPSKPPPGVSPPYVPPKPPTKPPPSVSPPYVPHPPPYVTPPSPPYVPQPPPYVTPPSPPTVPQPPPYIPPPSPPTVPPQPPPYVPSPSPTVPPPGGTPCPPPPPPAQQTCPIDTLKLGACVDVLGGLIHIGIGSSAKDACCPVLQGLVDLDAAVCLCTTIKLKLLNINLIIPIALEVLIDCGKTPPPGFKCSA, translated from the coding sequence ATGGGTAAGTTTGTATTGGCTAATCTCTTGATCTTTCTCTTGAATTTGGGAGCTATACTCTCATCTCTTGCTTGTCCTTACTGCCAATTcccacctcatcctaaacctCATCCAAAGCCTCCTCCTAAGCCAAAACCACATTGCCCTCCACCATCTGTGCCCGGCAAGCCTCCCAAACCTCCGGTGAGTCCACCCCATGGGCCTAAGCCACCATCACCACATAAACCTCCAAAGCCACCACATAAGCCTCCTGTCAGCCCACCTTATGTGCCTCCTAAGCCACCATCTAAGCCACCCCCTGGTGTAAGTCcaccttatgttcctcctaagCCACCATCTAAGCCACCCCCAGGAGTTAGTCCACCTTATGTTCCTCCAAAGCCACCATCACCACATAAACCTCCAAAGCCACCACATAAGCCTCCTGTCAGCCCACCTTATGTGCCTCCAAAGCCACCATCTAAGCCACCCCCAGGAGTTAGTCCACCCTATGTTCCTCCAAAGCCACCATCTAAGCCACCCCCTGGTGTAAGTCCACCCTATGTTCCTCCAAAGCCACCATCTAAGCCACCCCCTGGTGTAAGTCCACCTTATGTTCCTCCATATGTTCCTCCAAAGCCACCATCTAAGCCACCCCCAGGTGTTAGTCcaccttatgttcctcctaaaCCACCATCTAAGCCACCCCCTGGTGTAAGTCCACCTTATGTTCCTCCATATGTTCCTCCAAAGCCGCCATCTAAGCCACCCCCAGGTGTTAGTCcaccttatgttcctcctaaaCCACCATCTAAGCCACCCCCAGGTGTTAGTCcaccttatgttcctcctaaaCCACCATCTAAGCCACCCCCAGGTGTAAGTCCACCTTATGTTCCTCCAAAGCCACCATCTAAACCACCCCCAGGTGTTAGTCcaccttatgttcctcctaagCCACCAACTAAGCCACCCCCAAGTGTAAGTCCACCTTATGTGCCTCATCCACCTCCCTATGTAACTCCACCATCTCCACCTTACGTGCCTCAACCACCTCCCTATGTAACACCACCATCCCCACCAACAGTACCTCAGCCACCTCCCTATATACCACCACCATCCCCACCAACAGTACCTCCTCAACCACCTCCCTATGTACCATCGCCGTCTCCAACGGTGCCGCCGCCGGGAGGAACTCCATgcccacctccaccaccaccagcaCAACAAACATGCCCCATTGATACACTCAAGCTAGGTGCATGCGTGGATGTATTGGGTGGTCTAATTCACATTGGGATTGGAAGCAGTGCTAAGGATGCTTGTTGTCCAGTGCTTCAAGGTCTTGTTGACCTAGATGCTGCTGTGTGTCTTTGTACCACAATCAAGCTCAAGCTTCTCAACATCAATCTCATCATCCCAATTGCTCTTGAGGTACTCATCGATTGTGGCAAGACCCCACCTCCAGGATTCAAGTGTTCTGCATGA